Proteins from a genomic interval of Halorubrum depositum:
- a CDS encoding NAD+ synthase has protein sequence MNRTSEQSVLLSDDPPLDLRLSEAELEATRERLVSFIADVVDDAGAEGAVLGLSGGIDSTLTAHLAVEALGEDGLHGITMPSTVNDPDVMSDAERVAHELGIEYDVVEIQPIAESFFDAFPEAAEDRTAAGNVYVRTRAVLNYLVANAENRVVLGTGNRAEAMTGYFTKYGDQAVDCNPIGNLYKQQVRQLAAHVGVPRDLVMQEPTAGMWEGQTDAEEMGLDYDTVDAILAVHVDGGLSRAATVRELDVPAEAVDRVVELHERSAHKRSMPPAPER, from the coding sequence ATGAACCGGACCTCGGAGCAGTCGGTGTTGCTGTCGGACGACCCCCCGCTCGACCTCCGCCTCTCGGAGGCGGAGCTGGAGGCGACCCGCGAGCGCCTCGTCTCGTTCATCGCGGACGTCGTCGACGACGCCGGCGCGGAGGGCGCCGTCCTCGGCCTCTCGGGCGGGATCGACTCGACGCTGACCGCCCACCTCGCCGTCGAGGCGCTCGGCGAGGACGGGCTCCACGGGATCACGATGCCCTCGACGGTGAACGACCCCGACGTGATGAGCGACGCGGAGCGCGTCGCTCACGAGCTCGGGATCGAGTACGACGTGGTCGAGATCCAGCCGATCGCGGAGTCGTTCTTCGACGCGTTCCCGGAAGCCGCCGAGGACCGGACGGCGGCGGGGAACGTGTACGTTCGGACCCGCGCGGTCCTGAACTACCTCGTCGCCAACGCGGAGAATCGAGTGGTGCTCGGAACGGGGAACCGCGCGGAGGCGATGACCGGATACTTCACGAAGTACGGCGACCAGGCGGTCGACTGCAACCCGATCGGGAACCTCTACAAACAGCAGGTCCGCCAGCTGGCGGCGCACGTCGGCGTCCCGCGCGACCTCGTGATGCAGGAGCCGACCGCGGGGATGTGGGAGGGCCAGACCGACGCCGAGGAGATGGGGCTCGACTACGACACCGTCGACGCGATCCTCGCCGTCCACGTCGACGGCGGCCTCTCCCGGGCGGCGACGGTCCGCGAACTCGACGTGCCCGCCGAGGCCGTCGACCGCGTCGTCGAGCTCCACGAGCGGAGCGCCCACAAGCGGTCGATGCCGCCGGCTCCGGAGCGGTAA
- a CDS encoding DUF7563 family protein: MPTCEHCDAHVSDRFARVFSDARGRIHACPNCSANAGIAEVTKQRAHDA, from the coding sequence ATGCCCACGTGTGAACACTGCGACGCGCACGTCTCGGACCGGTTCGCCCGCGTGTTCTCCGACGCGCGCGGCCGGATCCACGCGTGCCCGAACTGCTCGGCCAACGCCGGTATCGCGGAGGTCACGAAACAACGGGCGCACGACGCCTGA
- a CDS encoding CBS domain-containing protein — protein MDDIEDVFVARLMTSELHTVTPDTLVEDAAAVLLDNDISSALVVDDDGALVGILTTTDFVDIVAKSQPKAETTVERYMTSDPITAGAQDSVSAVASLMVKHGFHHVPVVDGDTPIGIITTSDFAAYVSSPETASP, from the coding sequence ATGGACGACATCGAAGACGTGTTCGTCGCGCGGCTGATGACGAGCGAGCTCCACACGGTGACGCCCGACACGCTGGTCGAGGACGCGGCCGCCGTGCTGCTCGACAACGACATCAGCTCGGCGCTGGTCGTCGACGACGACGGCGCGCTGGTCGGTATCCTCACCACGACCGACTTCGTCGACATCGTCGCGAAGAGCCAGCCGAAAGCGGAGACGACCGTCGAGCGGTACATGACCAGCGACCCGATCACGGCCGGCGCGCAGGACTCCGTCTCGGCGGTGGCCTCGCTCATGGTCAAGCACGGCTTCCACCACGTGCCCGTCGTCGACGGCGACACGCCGATCGGGATCATCACGACCTCCGACTTCGCCGCGTACGTCTCCTCGCCGGAGACGGCGTCGCCGTAG
- a CDS encoding aconitate hydratase has translation MGQTITEKILDDHLVEGELTPGEEIGIEIDQVLTQDTTGTMVWLQFEALDLDEVQTELAAQYCDHQTYQFDFKNTDDHRFLRSAAGTYGAYFSRPGNGICHQVHKENFAAPGKTLLGSDSHTPTPGGLGQLAIGAGGLDIAVAMGGGPYYVEMPEVVNVHLEGELPEWATAKDIALHLLGELTVKGGVGKIFEYTGPGAENLSIPERTTITNLGTELGATSSIFATDEKTKDWLARQDREEEHVDLQPDDDAEYAETIEVDLSDLEPLVAAPSMPDNVAPVSEYEGTDVEQVIIGSCTNGAYEDILPSAKMLEGREVAKQTEMIVAPGSKQASEMLAREGWTAEMMAAGVNFSEATCGACIGIGHVPASDSVSLRTFNRNFEGRSGIEDDSVFLCSPEVATAAAITGKIVDPRDLADDLGDLEAPGLEMGTKYGPGMGESDSDIISPDEAIDDGLVKGPNIGDVPLKDGIDVDGGEALLKMEDNITTDHIIPATADILKFRSNIEKLSEFTLSRVDDTFAQRSLDADGGVLVAGENYGQGSSREHAALCPMYLGIEAVFAQSFARIHKANLFNFGIVPLAIDEETYAKIEQGDDLAIVDDVPAGVRSGQEEFTVSVNGEWEFTADLDASERERDILAAGGKLSWVKQQHSDGGSGAAPADD, from the coding sequence ATGGGACAAACGATTACGGAGAAGATCCTCGATGACCACCTCGTCGAGGGCGAGCTGACGCCCGGCGAGGAGATCGGCATCGAGATCGACCAGGTGCTGACCCAGGACACGACTGGGACGATGGTGTGGCTCCAGTTCGAGGCGCTGGACCTCGACGAGGTCCAGACGGAGCTCGCCGCGCAGTACTGCGACCACCAGACGTACCAGTTCGACTTCAAGAACACCGACGACCACCGGTTCCTCCGCTCGGCGGCCGGCACGTACGGCGCCTACTTCTCGCGGCCCGGCAACGGCATCTGCCACCAGGTCCACAAGGAGAACTTCGCCGCGCCCGGCAAGACGCTGCTCGGCTCCGACTCGCACACGCCGACTCCCGGCGGGCTCGGCCAGCTCGCGATCGGCGCGGGCGGGCTCGACATCGCCGTCGCCATGGGCGGCGGCCCCTACTACGTCGAGATGCCGGAAGTCGTCAACGTCCACCTCGAAGGGGAGCTCCCCGAGTGGGCGACCGCGAAGGACATCGCGCTGCACCTCCTCGGCGAGCTGACGGTCAAGGGCGGCGTCGGCAAGATCTTCGAGTACACCGGCCCCGGCGCCGAGAACCTCTCGATCCCCGAGCGGACCACGATCACCAACCTCGGCACCGAGCTCGGCGCCACCTCCTCGATCTTCGCCACCGACGAGAAGACGAAAGACTGGCTCGCGCGCCAGGACCGCGAGGAGGAGCACGTCGACCTCCAGCCCGACGACGACGCGGAGTACGCGGAGACGATCGAGGTCGACCTCTCCGACCTCGAGCCGCTCGTGGCCGCCCCGTCGATGCCCGACAACGTCGCCCCCGTCAGCGAGTACGAGGGCACCGACGTCGAGCAGGTCATCATCGGCTCCTGTACTAACGGCGCCTACGAGGACATCCTCCCCAGCGCGAAGATGCTGGAGGGCCGCGAGGTCGCCAAGCAGACCGAGATGATCGTCGCGCCCGGCTCCAAGCAGGCCTCCGAGATGCTGGCCCGCGAGGGCTGGACCGCGGAGATGATGGCGGCCGGCGTCAACTTCTCCGAGGCGACCTGCGGGGCGTGTATCGGCATCGGTCACGTGCCCGCCTCCGACTCCGTCTCGCTGCGCACCTTCAACCGCAACTTCGAGGGCCGCTCGGGCATCGAGGACGACTCCGTCTTCCTCTGCTCGCCCGAGGTCGCCACCGCGGCGGCCATCACCGGCAAAATCGTCGACCCGCGTGACCTCGCGGACGACCTCGGCGACCTCGAGGCGCCCGGCCTGGAGATGGGGACGAAGTACGGTCCCGGGATGGGTGAGTCCGACTCCGACATCATCTCGCCCGACGAGGCGATCGACGACGGCCTCGTCAAGGGGCCGAACATCGGCGACGTGCCGCTGAAAGACGGGATCGACGTGGACGGCGGCGAGGCGCTCCTCAAGATGGAGGACAACATCACCACCGACCACATCATCCCGGCGACGGCGGACATCCTGAAGTTCCGCTCGAACATCGAGAAGCTCTCCGAGTTCACGCTCTCGCGCGTCGACGACACCTTCGCGCAGCGCTCGCTCGACGCCGACGGCGGCGTCCTCGTCGCCGGCGAGAACTACGGGCAGGGCTCCTCGCGCGAGCACGCCGCCCTCTGTCCGATGTACCTCGGTATCGAGGCCGTCTTCGCGCAGAGCTTCGCCCGCATCCACAAGGCGAACCTGTTCAACTTCGGCATCGTCCCGCTGGCGATCGACGAGGAGACGTACGCCAAGATCGAGCAGGGCGACGACCTCGCGATCGTCGACGACGTGCCCGCGGGCGTCCGCTCCGGGCAGGAGGAGTTCACCGTGAGCGTCAACGGCGAGTGGGAGTTCACCGCCGACCTCGACGCCTCCGAGCGCGAGCGCGACATCCTCGCGGCCGGCGGCAAGCTCTCGTGGGTCAAACAGCAGCACTCGGACGGCGGCTCCGGCGCGGCGCCGGCCGACGACTGA
- a CDS encoding bacteriorhodopsin, producing the protein MLADTTIWAWLGVLAMGAGTVPPLWAWLSGSPETGESHARYYATLAGVTGVAALAYLAMALGLGTVATPGGDLPVARYLDWLITTPLLLLYLGLLARPSRGLLAGLIAVDVVIIAGGTAAVVTAGTLSWALFGVAATAYAALVYGLLVALPRSASAEGDRVRAVFGTLRNITVVLWTLYPVVWVLAPTGLGLLTASTEMLVFVYLDVVSKVGFVVVAVAGADALDGLGAGSGLDAAARDALDADEPGASLGDD; encoded by the coding sequence ATGCTCGCCGACACGACGATATGGGCGTGGCTCGGGGTCCTCGCGATGGGCGCGGGGACGGTGCCGCCGCTGTGGGCGTGGCTGTCGGGGTCGCCTGAGACCGGCGAGTCGCACGCGCGGTACTACGCCACCCTCGCCGGCGTCACCGGAGTCGCGGCGCTCGCGTACCTCGCGATGGCGCTCGGGCTCGGAACGGTGGCGACGCCCGGCGGCGACCTCCCGGTCGCGCGCTACCTCGACTGGCTGATCACGACCCCGCTGCTACTCCTCTACCTCGGCCTGCTCGCGCGCCCGTCGCGCGGGCTGCTCGCCGGGCTGATCGCGGTCGACGTGGTGATCATCGCCGGCGGGACCGCCGCGGTCGTCACCGCCGGGACGCTCTCGTGGGCCCTGTTCGGCGTCGCCGCGACGGCGTACGCCGCGCTCGTCTACGGCCTGCTCGTCGCGCTCCCGCGCTCGGCGTCGGCCGAGGGCGACCGCGTCCGCGCCGTCTTCGGGACGCTCCGGAACATCACGGTCGTCCTCTGGACGCTGTACCCGGTCGTCTGGGTGCTGGCGCCGACCGGCCTCGGGCTCCTGACGGCCTCCACGGAGATGCTCGTGTTCGTCTACCTCGACGTCGTCTCGAAGGTCGGCTTCGTCGTCGTCGCGGTCGCGGGCGCGGACGCGCTCGACGGCCTCGGCGCGGGAAGCGGTCTCGACGCCGCCGCCCGCGACGCGCTCGACGCGGACGAGCCGGGCGCGTCGCTCGGCGACGACTGA
- a CDS encoding DUF7317 family protein, which translates to MTSKSVATALTLYRARTLTLEQAATVGGCSAAQLEESARAFAPTSGRAPADD; encoded by the coding sequence ATGACGTCCAAATCCGTCGCCACCGCGCTCACGCTGTATCGCGCCCGCACGCTGACGCTCGAACAGGCCGCCACCGTCGGCGGCTGCTCGGCGGCGCAGCTGGAGGAGAGCGCCCGGGCGTTCGCGCCGACGTCGGGGCGGGCTCCCGCCGACGACTGA
- a CDS encoding anthranilate phosphoribosyltransferase produces the protein MAQATQEFGEWPLKRLMTEVCGSGHKSADDLTRAQATEAFERVLADEPDSTTLGAFWLANRWKRNTPEELGAYVDVMCERVEYAEPDADPVDCGANYDGKGRSAILGVAAGVVAAAAGTPVVVHSGDRVPTQKQDAYKHVLDELGVHTELTPSDSADMVDETGFGFYYQPAFNPAIDDLFDRRDMMGVRTFVNTIETLANPAGASVHLGSFYHLAFAKKVVDTFVESEFHDLDRVLMFQGMEGYDDVRPGYTKVAEWDAAGGSDGDGESDGDEAGSEGASFDDFEIETAEYGMDLEEADLAVDDVAAESAAITGEVLAGERDGAFADAVAVNAALRIYAREDADSIEAGLETAREAIDDGSALAVLEELRAF, from the coding sequence ATGGCTCAGGCGACCCAGGAGTTCGGCGAGTGGCCCCTCAAGCGGCTGATGACCGAGGTCTGCGGCTCCGGTCACAAGTCGGCCGACGACCTGACGCGCGCGCAGGCGACCGAGGCGTTCGAGCGGGTTCTCGCGGACGAGCCCGACTCGACGACGCTCGGGGCGTTCTGGCTCGCGAACCGCTGGAAGCGGAACACGCCCGAGGAGCTCGGGGCGTACGTCGACGTGATGTGCGAGCGCGTCGAGTACGCCGAGCCCGACGCCGACCCCGTCGACTGCGGCGCCAACTACGACGGGAAGGGGCGCTCCGCCATCCTCGGCGTCGCCGCCGGCGTCGTCGCGGCCGCCGCGGGCACTCCCGTCGTCGTCCACTCGGGCGACCGCGTCCCCACGCAGAAGCAGGACGCGTACAAGCACGTCTTAGACGAGCTCGGCGTCCACACCGAGCTGACGCCGTCCGACTCCGCCGACATGGTCGACGAGACTGGCTTCGGCTTCTACTACCAGCCCGCGTTCAACCCCGCGATCGACGACCTGTTCGACCGCCGGGACATGATGGGGGTCCGGACGTTCGTCAACACGATCGAGACGCTGGCGAACCCCGCCGGCGCGTCCGTCCACCTCGGCTCCTTCTACCACCTCGCGTTCGCGAAGAAGGTGGTCGACACGTTCGTCGAAAGCGAGTTCCACGACCTCGACCGCGTCCTGATGTTCCAGGGCATGGAGGGGTACGACGACGTGCGACCCGGCTACACCAAGGTCGCCGAGTGGGACGCGGCCGGCGGGAGCGACGGCGACGGGGAGAGCGATGGCGACGAGGCCGGCAGCGAGGGCGCCTCCTTCGACGACTTCGAGATCGAGACCGCCGAGTACGGGATGGACCTCGAGGAGGCGGACCTCGCGGTCGACGACGTGGCCGCGGAGTCGGCCGCCATCACCGGGGAGGTCCTGGCCGGCGAACGCGACGGCGCCTTCGCCGACGCGGTCGCGGTCAACGCCGCGCTCCGGATCTACGCCCGCGAGGACGCCGACTCGATCGAGGCGGGACTGGAGACCGCCCGCGAGGCCATCGACGACGGCTCCGCGCTGGCCGTGCTCGAGGAGCTGCGGGCGTTCTGA
- a CDS encoding deoxyuridine 5'-triphosphate nucleotidohydrolase gives MFDSGATVAAALEAGDADLDDAQRQPNGVDLTVGEIFEQTTPGRIGRDGKRVGEREAVPVEDGAYRLDPGTYVVRYGEPVRIPSERVGFVLPRSTLLRNSCTLDTAVWDAGYEGVGEGRLDVGHAIEIEPGARIAQLVLAEADHDGAYEGSYQGENL, from the coding sequence ATGTTCGACTCGGGAGCGACGGTCGCGGCGGCGCTGGAAGCCGGCGACGCCGACCTCGACGACGCGCAGCGACAGCCGAACGGCGTCGACCTCACGGTCGGGGAGATATTCGAGCAGACGACCCCCGGACGGATCGGCCGCGACGGGAAGCGCGTCGGCGAGCGCGAGGCGGTGCCGGTCGAGGACGGCGCGTACCGGCTTGACCCGGGGACGTACGTGGTCCGGTACGGGGAGCCGGTGCGGATCCCCAGCGAGCGGGTCGGGTTCGTGCTCCCGCGGTCGACGCTGCTCCGGAACTCCTGTACCCTCGACACCGCCGTCTGGGACGCCGGCTACGAGGGTGTCGGCGAGGGGCGCCTCGACGTCGGCCACGCGATCGAGATCGAGCCGGGGGCGCGGATCGCCCAGCTGGTGCTCGCCGAGGCCGATCACGACGGGGCGTACGAGGGGTCGTATCAGGGAGAGAATCTCTGA
- a CDS encoding NUDIX hydrolase, with product MSDDAPAADLRDLPAFSDGRNHSLPGEPEWPVREVAVEYDPGWFVGGYDRVEQPDGSEKNYYWAELSPATVVVAVADGDVLFVEQYRPTVRNTQLELPAGIVERGESYTAAGARELAEETGFAPSSTSLLQEVWCSTGVLRHKRGYVFAEGLEPVDVDHDSNEFLSPRAVPVEEALELAREPPTNDATLEGLLLADREGLL from the coding sequence GTGAGCGACGACGCGCCGGCCGCCGACCTCCGCGACCTCCCGGCCTTTTCCGACGGCCGCAACCACTCGCTGCCGGGCGAGCCGGAGTGGCCGGTGCGGGAGGTCGCCGTCGAGTACGACCCCGGCTGGTTCGTCGGCGGGTACGACCGCGTCGAGCAGCCGGACGGGTCGGAGAAGAACTACTACTGGGCGGAGCTGTCGCCCGCGACGGTCGTGGTCGCGGTCGCCGACGGCGACGTGCTGTTCGTCGAGCAGTACCGCCCGACGGTCCGGAACACCCAGCTGGAGCTGCCCGCCGGGATCGTCGAGCGCGGCGAGTCGTACACCGCGGCGGGGGCGCGCGAGCTGGCCGAGGAGACCGGCTTCGCGCCGTCGTCGACGTCGCTGCTCCAGGAGGTGTGGTGCTCGACCGGCGTGCTCCGCCACAAGCGCGGCTACGTGTTCGCAGAGGGGCTCGAGCCTGTCGACGTCGACCACGACAGCAACGAGTTCCTCTCGCCCCGGGCGGTGCCGGTCGAGGAGGCGCTCGAACTCGCCCGTGAGCCGCCGACGAACGACGCGACGCTGGAGGGGCTCCTGCTCGCCGACCGGGAGGGGCTACTGTAG
- a CDS encoding DUF5787 family protein, whose amino-acid sequence MEFRFELALCAALESPDRVIARQLGSGVTNPGGRIVDVCVVEPGPGFDRRAAIASERIPGPALEAAVGPGEAVPVADAFDLPPERAAAVVERAVEVGYLERERRDGRPVVRATARYPDDWVGSLTAIENKPDLGTPGDLAAQLRYDVALGLFDEAILATASYVTRAHLNRIPDPVGVWRLDPETGEREVVREPSPLDPGAPGVEIRDERSLRTDVALVDPDALARKRRRIAERAYGKGWRPAPPGCAHATATADGRPYCERFDRVVDPGRDCGAGCDAYDPADPPAVDRDGLRDERTAWVADPDGTGPRRQSGLSRFR is encoded by the coding sequence ATGGAGTTTCGGTTCGAGCTGGCCTTATGCGCCGCGCTCGAATCGCCGGATCGGGTGATCGCCCGCCAGCTCGGTTCGGGGGTCACGAACCCCGGCGGCCGGATCGTCGACGTCTGCGTGGTAGAGCCCGGCCCGGGGTTCGACCGGCGGGCGGCGATCGCGTCCGAGCGGATCCCGGGCCCCGCGCTCGAGGCGGCGGTCGGTCCCGGCGAGGCGGTCCCCGTCGCGGACGCGTTCGACCTCCCGCCAGAGCGCGCGGCCGCGGTCGTCGAGCGCGCGGTCGAGGTCGGCTACCTCGAGCGCGAGCGCCGCGACGGGCGCCCGGTCGTGCGCGCGACCGCCCGCTACCCCGACGACTGGGTCGGCTCGCTGACCGCGATCGAGAACAAGCCGGACCTCGGGACGCCGGGCGACCTGGCGGCCCAACTGCGGTACGACGTCGCGCTCGGGCTGTTCGACGAGGCGATCCTCGCCACCGCCTCGTACGTCACCCGCGCGCACCTGAATCGGATCCCCGACCCGGTCGGCGTCTGGCGGCTCGACCCCGAGACGGGCGAGCGCGAGGTGGTCCGGGAACCCTCCCCCCTCGACCCCGGCGCGCCCGGCGTCGAGATCCGCGACGAGCGGTCGCTCCGGACCGACGTCGCGCTCGTCGACCCGGACGCGCTGGCCCGCAAGCGGCGCCGGATCGCGGAGCGCGCGTACGGGAAGGGGTGGCGCCCCGCGCCCCCGGGATGCGCGCACGCGACGGCGACCGCGGACGGCCGGCCGTACTGCGAGCGGTTCGATCGCGTGGTCGACCCGGGTCGCGACTGCGGCGCGGGCTGTGACGCGTACGACCCCGCCGACCCCCCGGCGGTCGACCGCGACGGGCTCCGCGACGAACGGACCGCGTGGGTGGCCGACCCCGACGGCACCGGGCCGCGCCGGCAGTCGGGGCTCTCGCGGTTCCGCTAG
- the ahbB gene encoding siroheme decarboxylase subunit beta — MSLDADWRADVDAVDAALVDEYQSGFPVEPRPFERVAREIAAETGVAVDADEALDRVRDLRERGVFRRFGAVLNPPVIGSSTLAAVRAPEDRFDEVAEVINGYRQVNHNYRRDHAWNQWFVVTAGSRERRDEILAEIEERTGCEVLALPMLTDYYIDLEFPVVNADRFARESLDETAVSATRISEDARGDLSPLEADLLLAIQDGFPLSATPYADVADEIGAPIDDVLAAVERLLADGCIKRIGCVVNHVVTGFTNNCMVVWDVPDDELDERGEAVGSLPYVTLCYHRPRRPEQEWEYNLFTMIHGREAEAVDAKIDELAADHLPFAHERLYSTETLKQTGARYEDLVADGE, encoded by the coding sequence ATGAGTCTGGACGCCGACTGGCGGGCCGACGTCGACGCGGTCGACGCCGCGCTCGTCGACGAGTACCAGAGCGGCTTCCCCGTCGAGCCGCGCCCGTTCGAGCGGGTCGCCCGCGAGATAGCCGCCGAGACGGGCGTCGCCGTCGACGCCGACGAGGCGCTCGACCGCGTCCGCGACCTCCGCGAGCGCGGCGTGTTCCGGCGGTTCGGCGCGGTGCTCAACCCGCCCGTCATCGGGTCGTCGACGCTGGCGGCCGTGCGGGCGCCCGAAGACCGGTTCGACGAGGTCGCCGAGGTGATCAACGGCTACCGGCAGGTGAACCACAACTACCGCCGCGACCACGCGTGGAACCAGTGGTTCGTCGTCACCGCGGGCTCGCGGGAGCGCCGGGACGAGATTCTCGCGGAGATCGAGGAGCGGACCGGCTGCGAGGTGCTGGCGCTCCCGATGCTCACGGACTACTACATCGACCTGGAGTTCCCCGTGGTCAACGCGGATCGGTTCGCGCGGGAGTCCCTCGACGAGACCGCGGTTTCGGCCACCCGCATCTCCGAGGACGCCCGCGGCGACCTCTCGCCGCTCGAGGCCGACCTCCTCCTCGCGATCCAGGACGGCTTCCCGCTGTCGGCGACCCCCTACGCCGACGTGGCCGACGAGATCGGCGCCCCCATCGACGACGTCCTCGCAGCGGTCGAGCGCCTGCTCGCGGACGGCTGCATCAAGCGGATCGGGTGCGTCGTCAACCACGTCGTCACCGGGTTCACGAACAACTGCATGGTCGTCTGGGACGTGCCCGACGACGAGCTCGACGAGCGCGGCGAGGCGGTCGGGAGCCTCCCGTACGTCACGCTGTGTTACCACCGCCCGCGCCGGCCCGAGCAGGAGTGGGAGTACAACCTGTTCACGATGATCCACGGGCGCGAGGCCGAGGCCGTCGACGCGAAGATCGACGAGCTGGCGGCCGACCACCTCCCGTTCGCCCACGAACGGTTGTACTCGACGGAGACGCTGAAACAGACCGGCGCGCGGTACGAGGACCTCGTCGCGGACGGGGAGTAG
- a CDS encoding LLM class flavin-dependent oxidoreductase: MPDRLHLNLFTMASVEHVSPGSWTYPGDRSPEYTDREYWTEVARTAERGGFDAVFFADVRGIYDVYGDDRHTAVEKAVQTPASDPQLVVPAMAEVTDDLGFAVTRSTTYTHPYQLAREFSTLDHLTDGRVAINVVTSYLQSAAENLGLDERMDKETRYDRADEFLDVCYALWEESWDDDAVEVDREAGRYTDPEKVSAIDHEGEHFSVPGPHGCEPSPQRTPVVYQAGSSDRGREFAAANAEAVFASQPTEAGVREYIEDVKSRAADHGRDPESLKFFIGVVPVVGETQALAEAKYEEYKRHVDIEATLALLSGFLDMDLSELDPDQKVEHIETDAIQGTMNAFTKAQPDREWTVREVAEFCGLGTTSPKIVGTPDVIADELAYWHEEVGVHGFNVKEVVRPDSLTDFVDLVVPELRERGLVPDPEDGDARRGGTLRERLLGEGQSRLREDHPARQ, encoded by the coding sequence ATGCCCGACCGCCTGCATCTCAACCTCTTCACCATGGCCTCCGTCGAGCACGTCTCGCCGGGGTCGTGGACCTACCCCGGCGACCGGTCGCCGGAGTACACCGACCGGGAGTACTGGACCGAGGTCGCGAGGACCGCCGAGCGCGGCGGCTTCGACGCGGTGTTCTTCGCGGACGTGCGCGGGATCTACGACGTGTACGGCGACGACCGCCACACCGCGGTGGAGAAGGCGGTCCAGACGCCCGCGAGCGACCCGCAGCTCGTCGTCCCCGCGATGGCCGAGGTCACCGACGACCTCGGCTTCGCCGTGACGCGCTCGACGACGTACACCCACCCGTACCAGCTCGCGCGGGAGTTCTCCACGCTCGACCACCTCACCGACGGGCGGGTCGCGATCAACGTCGTCACCTCCTACCTGCAGTCGGCGGCCGAGAACCTCGGTCTCGACGAGCGGATGGACAAGGAGACGCGCTACGACCGCGCCGACGAGTTCCTCGACGTCTGCTACGCGCTGTGGGAGGAGTCGTGGGACGACGACGCGGTCGAGGTCGACCGCGAGGCGGGGCGGTACACCGACCCCGAGAAGGTCTCGGCGATCGACCACGAGGGAGAGCACTTCTCCGTGCCCGGTCCCCACGGCTGCGAGCCCTCGCCGCAGCGGACCCCCGTCGTCTACCAGGCCGGATCCTCCGACCGCGGGCGGGAGTTCGCGGCCGCGAACGCCGAGGCCGTCTTCGCCAGCCAGCCGACCGAGGCGGGCGTCCGCGAGTACATCGAGGACGTGAAGTCGCGCGCGGCCGACCACGGCCGCGACCCCGAGAGCCTGAAGTTCTTCATCGGCGTCGTCCCCGTCGTCGGCGAGACGCAGGCGCTCGCGGAGGCGAAGTACGAGGAGTACAAGCGCCACGTCGACATCGAGGCGACGCTCGCGCTCCTCTCCGGCTTCCTCGACATGGACCTCTCGGAGCTCGACCCCGACCAGAAGGTCGAGCACATCGAGACGGACGCGATCCAGGGGACGATGAACGCGTTCACCAAAGCGCAGCCGGACCGCGAGTGGACGGTCCGCGAGGTCGCGGAGTTCTGCGGGCTCGGCACCACCTCGCCGAAGATCGTCGGCACCCCCGACGTGATCGCCGACGAGTTAGCGTACTGGCACGAGGAGGTCGGCGTCCACGGGTTCAACGTGAAGGAGGTCGTTCGCCCCGACTCGCTGACGGACTTCGTCGACCTCGTCGTCCCGGAGCTGCGCGAGCGCGGGCTCGTTCCGGACCCCGAAGACGGCGACGCGCGCCGCGGCGGCACCCTCCGGGAGCGACTGCTCGGGGAGGGGCAGTCGCGGCTCCGCGAGGACCACCCGGCGAGACAGTAG